One Echinicola strongylocentroti DNA window includes the following coding sequences:
- a CDS encoding histidine phosphatase family protein encodes MSTKKIYLVRHGQTDYNLRGVVQGSGINASINATGRKQAEAFYEAYRHIKFDRIYYTGLKRTRQSIERFLDNGTPYESLPDLNEISWGKYEGVPMTKDEHSYYQGMLEKWSDGDLDFSIEGGESPNMVFARLKRGLEYILSQEGETILICMHGRAMRIMLSLMLDYDLRFMDVFDHHNLGYYELTVKEDGKFILDRYNHVKHLKIKGLIG; translated from the coding sequence TTGAGTACTAAAAAAATTTACTTGGTTCGCCATGGGCAAACAGACTATAATCTAAGAGGTGTCGTCCAAGGAAGCGGCATCAATGCTTCTATCAATGCGACTGGTCGGAAACAAGCGGAAGCTTTTTATGAGGCATATAGGCATATCAAATTTGATAGGATTTACTATACTGGGTTGAAGCGTACACGACAGTCTATCGAGCGGTTTTTGGATAATGGTACGCCTTATGAGTCATTACCTGATCTGAATGAGATCAGTTGGGGCAAGTATGAAGGGGTGCCTATGACCAAGGATGAGCATTCGTATTATCAGGGAATGTTGGAAAAATGGTCTGATGGCGATCTTGATTTCTCCATAGAAGGCGGTGAGTCCCCTAATATGGTTTTTGCGCGCTTGAAAAGGGGACTTGAGTATATTTTGTCCCAAGAAGGAGAGACCATCTTGATCTGCATGCACGGAAGGGCTATGCGTATAATGCTAAGTCTGATGCTGGACTATGATCTACGGTTTATGGATGTTTTTGATCACCATAACCTAGGATATTATGAGCTGACTGTAAAAGAGGATGGAAAGTTTATATTAGATCGCTATAATCACGTGAAGCACTTAAAGATCAAAGGATTGATTGGGTAA